The proteins below are encoded in one region of Serratia symbiotica:
- the glnH gene encoding glutamine ABC transporter substrate-binding protein GlnH: MKSVFNLLLAALSLAFAVSSHAVDKLVVAVDTAFVPFEFKQGEHYVGFDIDLWAAVAKELKLNYTLKPMDFGGIIPALQTKNIDLALAGITITDERKKAVEFSDGYYTSGLLVMVNADNTTVKGIDDLNGKVVAVKSGTGSVDYAKQHINTTHLRQFPNIDNAYMELGTKRADAVLHDTPNILYFIKTAGAGRFKTVGDSLEAQQYGIAFPKGNDELRIKVNGALKTLRDNGTYNKIYKKWFGIEPK; encoded by the coding sequence ATGAAATCAGTATTTAATCTCTTATTGGCTGCACTTTCCCTAGCCTTTGCCGTAAGTTCTCACGCAGTAGATAAACTGGTTGTCGCTGTCGATACCGCCTTCGTTCCCTTTGAATTCAAGCAGGGCGAGCATTATGTAGGGTTCGATATCGATCTATGGGCGGCGGTGGCAAAAGAGCTGAAGCTAAATTACACCCTGAAACCCATGGACTTCGGCGGTATCATCCCTGCCCTGCAAACCAAGAACATTGATCTAGCTCTGGCTGGCATCACCATTACCGACGAACGCAAGAAAGCTGTCGAGTTCTCTGATGGCTACTACACCAGCGGTCTGCTGGTCATGGTCAACGCCGACAACACCACGGTAAAAGGTATCGACGATCTGAACGGCAAAGTGGTCGCGGTAAAAAGCGGCACCGGTTCGGTGGACTACGCCAAGCAACACATCAACACCACGCATCTACGTCAGTTCCCTAACATCGACAACGCCTATATGGAATTAGGCACCAAGCGCGCTGATGCCGTGCTGCACGATACGCCCAACATCTTGTACTTCATCAAGACCGCAGGTGCTGGTAGGTTTAAAACCGTGGGCGACTCGCTGGAAGCTCAGCAGTATGGCATCGCCTTTCCGAAGGGTAACGATGAGTTGCGTATAAAGGTGAACGGCGCGCTGAAAACCCTGCGCGACAACGGCACCTACAACAAAATCTACAAAAAATGGTTCGGTATTGAGCCTAAGTAA
- the glnP gene encoding glutamine ABC transporter permease GlnP encodes MQFDWSAIWPTIPILLEGAKMTLWISALGLIGGLIIGLVAGIARTYGGWIVNHIALVFIEIIRGTPIVVQVMFIYFALPMAFSDLRIDPFSAAVVTIMINSGAYIAEITRGAVLSIHNGFREAGLALGLSRCETIRYIIMPLALRRMLPPLGNQWIISIKDTSLFIVIGVAELTRQGQEIIAGNFRALEIWSAVAVIYLIITLVLSFVLRRLERRMKIL; translated from the coding sequence ATGCAGTTCGATTGGAGCGCCATCTGGCCCACCATCCCCATTCTGTTAGAAGGCGCAAAAATGACCTTGTGGATTTCGGCCCTCGGTCTGATTGGTGGGCTGATTATTGGTCTTGTCGCCGGCATTGCCCGCACCTACGGCGGTTGGATTGTCAACCATATCGCCTTGGTATTTATCGAGATAATCCGTGGCACGCCGATCGTAGTACAAGTGATGTTCATCTACTTTGCCCTGCCGATGGCCTTTAGCGATTTGCGCATCGATCCGTTCAGCGCCGCAGTGGTCACCATCATGATCAACTCCGGGGCCTATATTGCGGAAATTACCCGTGGCGCGGTGTTGTCGATCCATAACGGCTTCCGTGAAGCCGGTCTGGCACTCGGCCTATCGCGGTGTGAAACCATCCGCTACATCATTATGCCACTGGCGTTACGCCGCATGCTGCCACCGCTGGGCAACCAATGGATCATCAGCATTAAAGACACCTCGCTGTTCATCGTGATCGGCGTAGCGGAACTGACCCGTCAAGGTCAGGAAATTATTGCCGGTAACTTCCGCGCACTGGAAATTTGGAGCGCTGTGGCAGTTATTTATCTGATTATTACTTTGGTGCTGAGCTTCGTGCTGCGGCGTCTGGAAAGAAGGATGAAAATCCTGTGA
- the glnQ gene encoding glutamine ABC transporter ATP-binding protein GlnQ, whose translation MIEFNNVSKHFGSTQVLHDIDLKINQGEVVVIIGPSGSGKSTLLRCINKLEAITSGELIVDGLKANDPKVDDRLIRQEAGMVFQQFYLFPHLTALENVAFGPIRVRRLKKSAAEKLARELLAKVGLAERAHHYPSELSGGQQQRVAIARALAVKPKMMLFDEPTSALDPELRHEVLKVMQDLAEEGMTMVIVTHEIGFAEKVASRLIFIDQGRIAQDGHPHDLINHPPSVRLQEFLQHVS comes from the coding sequence GTGATTGAATTTAACAACGTCTCCAAGCACTTTGGTTCAACCCAGGTGCTGCATGATATCGATCTGAAGATTAACCAGGGCGAAGTGGTGGTGATTATTGGGCCTTCCGGCTCCGGCAAATCCACTCTGCTGCGTTGCATCAATAAGTTGGAAGCGATCACCAGCGGTGAGCTGATCGTCGATGGCCTGAAGGCTAACGATCCCAAGGTGGACGATCGTCTGATCCGCCAAGAAGCCGGCATGGTGTTCCAGCAGTTCTACCTGTTCCCTCACTTGACAGCGTTGGAAAACGTCGCCTTCGGCCCGATCCGCGTACGCCGTTTGAAGAAGTCAGCAGCAGAAAAGTTGGCACGTGAGCTGTTGGCCAAAGTAGGTTTGGCCGAACGAGCCCATCATTACCCATCTGAGTTGTCCGGTGGACAACAGCAGCGCGTGGCGATCGCCCGCGCACTGGCGGTAAAGCCGAAAATGATGCTGTTTGATGAACCAACCTCCGCGCTCGACCCAGAACTACGCCATGAAGTGCTGAAGGTTATGCAGGATCTGGCAGAAGAAGGCATGACCATGGTGATCGTCACCCACGAAATCGGCTTTGCCGAAAAAGTGGCATCGCGTCTGATCTTCATCGACCAAGGACGAATTGCGCAGGACGGTCATCCCCACGATTTGATCAATCATCCACCCAGCGTGCGTTTACAGGAGTTCCTCCAGCACGTTTCCTGA
- the dinG gene encoding ATP-dependent DNA helicase DinG, whose protein sequence is MSLSCAIKHQIGQWYKALQQQIPDFISRTSQRQMIAEVAKTLAGDSPRHLAIEAPTGVGKTLSYLIPGIAVGRAEGKPLVVSTANVALQDQIYSKDLPLLKKIIPDLKFTGAFGRGRYLCPRNLAAISSDTREQGDLPLFLDDERGSSSGAELALCQKLGKAFSCCEWDGLRDHYSLSIDDPLWARLSTDKANCLGRNCHYIRECPFYIARKEIESADVVVTNHALVMAALETESVLPNPKALLLVLDEGHHLPDVARDALEISGEITALSANLQLDMLVRQVEQCMSQYRPKNPPGLANSARLNHHCETLREQVQLFERQVSAYLPSDSVVAEHRFEMGALPTEMMENCVRLFNLTDALRGLTGFVLNALTEQTGKHDIIALQRSVIQLSRTLGYLEAMSKLWHLAALDNCSNAPISKWVTRDQRDNVSHLYLHCVGIRVSEQLEKLLWRKVPHVVITSATLRSLNSFARLQEMSGLNEQAGDRFMTLASPFNHVAQGKIIIPQMRFEPVIATEAQHLEEMARFFRAEQASGQHQGMLILFSSHRAMQTFLGYVTDLRLTLLVQGDQPRYRLVEEHCKRVEKGIASVLVGLQSFAEGLDLKGELLTQVHIHKIAFPPIDSPVIVTEAEWLKSLKRYPFEVQSLPSASFNLIQQVGRLIRSNQCHGEIVIYDRRLLTKGYGARLLAALPVFPIEQRALPEADKAYLAALKSAAAAAQKEKKRRHKR, encoded by the coding sequence ATGTCGCTCTCCTGTGCAATTAAACATCAGATCGGGCAGTGGTACAAAGCTTTGCAGCAGCAAATACCGGATTTTATTTCCCGTACTTCCCAGCGCCAGATGATCGCCGAAGTGGCGAAAACTCTGGCCGGTGATTCTCCGCGCCATCTGGCGATCGAAGCGCCGACGGGTGTTGGCAAAACGCTGTCATATTTGATCCCTGGCATCGCCGTGGGGCGGGCGGAGGGCAAGCCGCTGGTGGTCAGCACGGCTAATGTGGCGTTGCAAGATCAGATCTACAGCAAAGACTTGCCGCTGCTGAAAAAGATCATCCCCGATTTGAAGTTCACTGGGGCCTTTGGGCGCGGGCGTTACCTGTGCCCACGCAACCTGGCGGCGATAAGTTCTGATACCCGGGAGCAAGGCGATTTGCCGCTGTTTCTCGACGACGAACGGGGATCTTCCAGTGGAGCAGAGTTGGCATTGTGCCAGAAGCTGGGCAAGGCGTTCAGCTGCTGCGAATGGGATGGACTGCGTGATCACTATTCCCTATCGATCGATGATCCCCTGTGGGCCAGGTTGAGCACCGATAAAGCCAATTGCCTAGGGCGCAACTGCCATTATATCCGCGAATGCCCGTTTTATATCGCCCGTAAAGAGATTGAGAGCGCCGATGTAGTGGTAACCAACCATGCTCTGGTGATGGCGGCATTGGAAACTGAGTCGGTGTTGCCGAACCCGAAAGCGCTGCTGCTGGTGCTGGATGAAGGGCATCACCTGCCTGATGTGGCGCGCGATGCGTTGGAGATTAGCGGTGAAATCACTGCGCTGTCGGCCAACCTGCAACTGGATATGCTGGTGCGTCAGGTCGAACAGTGTATGAGCCAGTATCGGCCGAAAAACCCGCCAGGGCTGGCCAATAGCGCGCGACTCAACCACCACTGTGAGACGTTGCGCGAGCAGGTGCAACTCTTCGAGCGCCAGGTCAGCGCCTATCTGCCCAGCGACAGCGTGGTGGCCGAGCACCGTTTCGAGATGGGGGCATTGCCAACGGAAATGATGGAAAACTGTGTGCGCTTGTTCAATCTCACCGATGCCCTACGCGGGCTGACAGGGTTTGTGCTGAACGCGCTCACCGAACAGACTGGCAAGCACGACATCATCGCTTTGCAGCGTTCAGTTATTCAGCTAAGCCGTACCCTGGGTTATCTGGAGGCGATGAGCAAATTGTGGCACCTGGCAGCACTGGATAACTGTTCTAATGCGCCAATCTCCAAATGGGTGACGCGTGATCAGCGCGATAATGTGAGCCATCTTTACTTGCACTGCGTTGGCATCCGCGTCAGCGAGCAGTTGGAAAAACTGCTGTGGCGCAAGGTGCCGCATGTGGTGATCACCTCGGCAACGCTGCGTTCGCTAAACAGCTTTGCGCGGTTACAGGAAATGAGTGGTCTGAACGAGCAGGCAGGCGATCGCTTTATGACGTTGGCATCGCCGTTTAACCATGTTGCACAGGGCAAGATCATTATCCCGCAAATGCGTTTTGAACCGGTAATTGCCACCGAGGCGCAGCACTTGGAAGAGATGGCGCGCTTTTTCCGCGCCGAGCAGGCCAGCGGTCAGCACCAGGGCATGCTGATCCTGTTCAGTAGCCACCGGGCGATGCAGACTTTTCTCGGCTACGTGACCGATCTGCGCCTAACGTTGCTGGTACAGGGCGATCAGCCGCGTTACCGCCTGGTGGAAGAGCACTGCAAACGGGTGGAAAAGGGGATCGCCAGCGTGTTGGTCGGCTTACAGTCGTTTGCCGAAGGGCTGGATCTGAAAGGTGAGTTACTGACTCAGGTGCATATTCACAAAATAGCCTTCCCGCCGATCGACAGCCCGGTGATCGTTACCGAGGCCGAATGGCTGAAATCGCTGAAGCGCTATCCGTTTGAAGTACAGAGCCTGCCGAGCGCCTCGTTTAACCTGATCCAGCAGGTGGGCCGCCTGATCCGCAGCAACCAATGCCACGGCGAGATAGTGATCTATGATCGCCGGTTGTTGACCAAAGGCTATGGCGCAAGGTTGTTGGCGGCGCTACCGGTGTTCCCTATTGAGCAGCGTGCGCTGCCGGAAGCTGACAAAGCATATTTGGCGGCGTTGAAATCTGCCGCAGCAGCGGCGCAGAAAGAGAAAAAACGCCGCCACAAGCGTTAG
- a CDS encoding MerR family transcriptional regulator, with protein MLLYSIGEVAQLCDINPVTLRAWQRRYGLLKPKRSEGGHRLFDNEDVARIRAIRIWIERGVPVNMVKALLDGKAQPDHTANWALLQQQLLTLLHTPSPSKLRRRLFELGREYPAERLIENVLRPLRSQLSGDHELLQMLRGLLDGVIIEYATFCMIRARKKTGPTALLLGWHNVDHIELWLEAIILAKNGMHIDILPGTLTHPQPQLFKADHYFIHSRDKPNTLQQKMLAEWWSLGLNIRVIGSSVRLIEQTEPSIARG; from the coding sequence ATGCTCCTTTACAGCATCGGTGAAGTAGCCCAACTCTGCGACATCAATCCCGTCACGCTACGCGCTTGGCAGCGGCGCTACGGGCTGCTGAAACCGAAACGCAGCGAAGGCGGCCACCGCCTGTTTGACAACGAGGACGTGGCGCGTATTCGTGCCATCCGCATTTGGATAGAGCGCGGCGTGCCTGTCAATATGGTCAAAGCGCTGTTGGACGGCAAAGCGCAGCCGGATCACACCGCCAACTGGGCGCTGTTGCAGCAGCAACTGTTAACACTCCTGCACACCCCCTCACCCAGTAAACTACGCAGACGCCTGTTCGAACTAGGCCGCGAATACCCTGCGGAACGGTTGATTGAAAACGTTCTGCGGCCATTACGCAGCCAACTGAGCGGTGATCATGAACTGCTGCAAATGCTGCGCGGGTTGCTGGACGGTGTCATCATCGAGTACGCCACCTTCTGCATGATCCGCGCACGAAAAAAAACCGGCCCCACCGCCCTATTACTGGGATGGCACAATGTCGACCACATCGAGCTGTGGCTAGAGGCCATCATACTGGCGAAGAACGGTATGCATATCGATATTCTGCCGGGGACGCTAACGCATCCGCAGCCCCAACTGTTTAAAGCCGATCACTATTTCATTCACTCCAGAGACAAGCCAAATACCCTACAACAAAAGATGCTGGCCGAATGGTGGTCGTTAGGGCTGAATATCCGCGTTATTGGCAGTAGTGTCCGACTGATTGAACAAACGGAACCTAGCATTGCAAGAGGCTGA
- a CDS encoding DUF2878 family protein, which produces MNKPHVGFWLAMLELGMSWLLVLLTHDQFNGVLLAGSVLALFFTPAARRKGALLTAMSSIGMDGLWSYSGVLHYSDHVSLPLWMVALWIGFGC; this is translated from the coding sequence ATGAACAAGCCCCATGTCGGGTTCTGGCTGGCAATGTTGGAGCTTGGCATGAGCTGGCTGCTGGTCTTGTTGACCCACGACCAGTTCAACGGCGTGCTGCTGGCGGGTAGCGTGCTGGCTCTGTTCTTCACACCTGCCGCCCGGCGTAAAGGTGCACTGTTGACCGCGATGAGCAGCATCGGAATGGATGGCCTATGGAGTTATAGTGGCGTGTTGCATTACAGCGATCATGTCAGCCTACCACTATGGATGGTAGCACTGTGGATTGGCTTTGGCTGCTGA
- the sseA gene encoding 3-mercaptopyruvate sulfurtransferase, which translates to MKSPFLVTPQWLAQHINDEDLVVVDVRMPPVGLSPKKAMHDAFANGHIPSAVYFDINDVADKNTDLPHMLPTAEAFSKAVGKLGINEQQRIVFYDDGDSFSAPRGWWTFRHFGAQNVYVLDGGLSGWQALGQPLESGSAQPKPQTFNARFNADAVANMQEVEQALNSEVQILDARAALRFYAEAPEPRPGLHCGHIPGSINIPYSDLLENGHFKSLTALKQTFSEKGVDIQGSIITTCGSGVTAAVLAFGLLSLGAPLVKLYDGSWTEWGALSGKQPIAQKSLQRSR; encoded by the coding sequence ATGAAATCCCCGTTTCTGGTGACTCCCCAATGGTTGGCGCAACATATCAACGATGAAGATCTGGTGGTGGTCGATGTACGTATGCCGCCGGTTGGCCTATCGCCGAAAAAGGCTATGCACGACGCGTTTGCCAACGGCCATATTCCGAGCGCGGTGTATTTCGATATCAATGATGTGGCGGACAAAAACACCGACCTACCCCATATGCTGCCAACAGCAGAGGCGTTCAGCAAAGCAGTGGGCAAACTGGGCATCAACGAACAGCAGCGCATCGTCTTTTATGACGATGGCGACTCGTTCTCGGCACCGCGCGGTTGGTGGACTTTCCGCCATTTCGGCGCACAGAATGTCTATGTACTAGACGGAGGGTTGAGCGGCTGGCAGGCATTGGGCCAACCACTGGAAAGCGGATCGGCACAGCCGAAACCACAAACCTTCAACGCACGTTTCAACGCCGATGCGGTGGCGAATATGCAAGAGGTGGAGCAGGCGTTGAACAGTGAGGTGCAAATTCTGGACGCCCGCGCTGCGCTGCGCTTCTATGCCGAAGCGCCAGAGCCACGCCCAGGTCTGCATTGCGGCCATATTCCCGGCAGCATCAATATTCCTTACAGCGATCTGCTAGAAAACGGCCACTTCAAATCGCTCACTGCACTCAAGCAAACCTTTAGCGAGAAAGGGGTAGACATCCAGGGTTCGATCATCACCACTTGTGGCTCCGGCGTAACGGCGGCAGTGCTGGCGTTCGGCCTGCTGTCGCTCGGTGCGCCTTTGGTCAAACTGTATGACGGATCCTGGACAGAATGGGGGGCACTCAGCGGCAAGCAACCGATCGCACAGAAGTCACTCCAGCGCAGCAGGTAA
- a CDS encoding DUF2165 family protein, with product MMINEINLSRLSCIILSLFPALWGIFSLLNNIADFANTARHAVGPLLAMQDTYQVPALMWRALSGQWAGMVGLGIITVLESLAGMVAAVGVVLMVKHLSHPYEMFAKGKAWAMLGALCAIVVWGLGFMVVAGDWFMAWQAKENPLAIQLGALVYMLPNTLVLIVLMQQRDKR from the coding sequence ATGATGATTAACGAAATTAACTTATCACGTCTCAGTTGCATCATTTTGTCACTGTTTCCGGCACTCTGGGGGATCTTCAGCCTGCTGAATAATATCGCGGATTTTGCCAACACCGCCCGGCATGCTGTGGGGCCACTGCTGGCGATGCAAGATACTTATCAGGTTCCCGCACTGATGTGGCGTGCCCTTTCCGGTCAATGGGCCGGTATGGTTGGGTTGGGTATTATCACCGTGTTGGAATCGCTGGCTGGGATGGTTGCAGCGGTGGGTGTTGTGCTGATGGTGAAACATTTGAGCCACCCCTACGAGATGTTCGCCAAAGGTAAAGCCTGGGCGATGCTGGGGGCACTGTGTGCGATTGTGGTGTGGGGCCTCGGTTTTATGGTGGTCGCCGGTGACTGGTTTATGGCCTGGCAGGCCAAAGAAAACCCGCTGGCGATTCAGTTGGGCGCGTTGGTGTATATGCTACCCAATACGCTGGTGTTAATAGTGCTGATGCAACAACGGGACAAGCGTTAA
- a CDS encoding DUF1456 family protein gives MINNDVLRSVRYMLSINDAKMVEIIKLDNVDVEISAMATYVLKEGEPGFAKCPDEVMAHFLNGLVFFKRGKDDALPAPEIELPITNNLVLKKLRVAFELKDTDLHQIFSAVDFRISKSELSALFRKAGTKNYRPCGDQMLRYFLKGLAQRVRGA, from the coding sequence ATGATCAACAACGATGTGCTGCGCAGCGTGCGCTACATGCTGAGTATTAATGATGCGAAAATGGTTGAGATTATCAAGTTGGATAATGTTGATGTCGAGATCTCAGCAATGGCCACTTACGTCCTTAAAGAAGGCGAACCGGGCTTTGCAAAGTGTCCAGACGAGGTGATGGCGCACTTCCTGAATGGCCTGGTATTTTTTAAGCGTGGCAAAGACGACGCCTTGCCAGCACCGGAGATTGAACTGCCGATCACCAATAATCTGGTGTTGAAAAAGCTGCGTGTGGCGTTCGAGCTAAAAGATACCGATCTGCACCAGATCTTTAGCGCTGTGGATTTTCGCATCTCTAAGTCGGAGCTGAGCGCGCTGTTCCGTAAAGCAGGCACTAAAAACTACCGCCCGTGTGGCGATCAGATGTTACGCTATTTCCTTAAAGGTTTGGCGCAGCGTGTTCGTGGCGCGTAA
- a CDS encoding CsgG/HfaB family protein — translation MKKSLIVCSIAISISLLAGCATESSRSLEVPKVASYQTHYQGQRSPIAVGKFDNRSSYMNGIFSDGVDRLGNQSKTILITHLQQTGRFNVLDRANMEELKTEASIKGKAQTLKGANFVITGDVTEFGRKEVGDQQLWGILGRGKSQVAYAKINLNVVNVQTSEVVYSSQGAGEYVLSNREVIGFGGTASYDSTLNGKVLDLAVREAVNNLVAGIESGAWHPAN, via the coding sequence ATGAAAAAATCACTCATTGTCTGTTCCATAGCCATTTCTATCAGCCTGCTGGCAGGCTGTGCCACCGAATCCTCCCGTTCTCTGGAAGTGCCGAAAGTCGCCTCCTACCAGACCCACTACCAAGGCCAGCGCAGCCCAATCGCTGTTGGCAAATTCGATAACCGTTCCAGCTATATGAACGGCATCTTCTCCGATGGCGTTGATCGTCTGGGCAATCAGTCTAAAACCATCCTGATCACCCACTTGCAGCAGACAGGCCGTTTCAATGTGCTGGATCGCGCCAACATGGAAGAGTTGAAAACCGAGGCCAGCATTAAAGGTAAAGCACAAACGCTGAAAGGGGCCAACTTTGTGATCACTGGCGATGTGACCGAGTTTGGCCGTAAAGAAGTGGGCGATCAGCAATTGTGGGGCATCTTGGGACGTGGCAAATCGCAAGTGGCCTATGCCAAAATCAACCTGAACGTGGTCAACGTGCAAACGTCTGAGGTCGTTTACTCCTCGCAGGGCGCAGGGGAATACGTATTGTCGAACCGTGAAGTCATCGGTTTCGGCGGTACCGCCAGCTACGATTCCACCCTCAACGGTAAAGTACTGGATTTGGCGGTGCGTGAAGCTGTTAACAATCTGGTCGCTGGCATCGAAAGTGGCGCATGGCACCCTGCTAACTAA
- a CDS encoding DUF4810 domain-containing protein, whose amino-acid sequence MITKKIAGVLCTAALLAGCAAPKTLYNWDGYQTSIYQYYQQDGLSPEQQIMTLKEIVEKSRARDKAVPPGLHAQLGLLYSKTGNNGQALAEFNTEKTLFPESAPFMNFLRAKDKGSFQ is encoded by the coding sequence ATGATAACTAAAAAAATAGCTGGGGTGTTGTGCACAGCGGCCCTGCTGGCTGGCTGCGCAGCACCGAAAACGCTGTACAACTGGGATGGCTACCAAACGTCGATCTATCAATATTATCAACAGGACGGACTCAGCCCTGAACAACAGATCATGACGCTGAAGGAAATCGTTGAAAAATCACGGGCCAGGGATAAAGCCGTGCCGCCAGGGCTACATGCACAACTCGGGTTGCTGTACAGCAAGACCGGCAATAACGGGCAAGCACTGGCTGAATTCAATACCGAAAAAACGCTGTTCCCGGAATCAGCACCGTTTATGAATTTCCTAAGGGCCAAAGATAAAGGGAGTTTCCAATGA
- a CDS encoding DUF799 domain-containing protein, translating to MKRALAFFSVVVALLLSGCAKNTPYDYAAFHQSKPKSILVLPPVNQSPDVKASHSVLASTTLPLAEAGYYVLPVAVVEETFQQNGLTNANDIRAVSLQKLHTIFGADAVLYLDVTQYGTSYRVIDSETRVTVNARLVDLRNGKQLWSGTATASSNENSNNSSGGLLGMVINAAIAQIADTISDKGFDIGAIANTRLLSATGQNGDILYGPRSPQYASQR from the coding sequence ATGAAACGCGCATTAGCTTTCTTCAGCGTTGTTGTCGCCCTGCTGCTGAGCGGCTGCGCTAAAAACACACCTTATGATTACGCAGCGTTCCATCAGAGCAAGCCGAAATCGATACTGGTGCTGCCCCCAGTCAATCAGTCGCCGGATGTCAAGGCCAGCCATAGCGTGCTTGCCAGCACCACACTGCCGCTGGCGGAAGCTGGCTACTATGTGCTGCCCGTTGCTGTGGTGGAAGAAACCTTCCAGCAAAACGGCTTGACCAACGCCAACGATATTCGCGCCGTCAGCCTCCAAAAGCTGCATACGATTTTTGGCGCTGATGCCGTGTTGTATCTGGATGTCACACAATACGGCACCAGTTATAGAGTGATTGATAGCGAAACGCGGGTTACCGTCAACGCCCGGTTGGTCGATCTGCGTAACGGTAAACAGCTTTGGTCCGGCACCGCCACTGCATCCAGCAACGAAAATAGCAATAACTCCAGCGGCGGTCTGCTAGGCATGGTGATCAACGCCGCCATTGCACAAATCGCCGATACTATCAGCGATAAAGGCTTCGATATCGGTGCCATCGCAAATACCCGGCTGTTGTCGGCTACCGGCCAGAACGGCGACATTCTCTATGGCCCGCGTTCACCGCAGTACGCCAGCCAGCGTTAA
- a CDS encoding PA4780 family RIO1-like protein kinase produces the protein MKIPKRLQPLVDDGLIDDVIRRLKSGKEADVFIVRCGKEIRCAKVYKEAEKRNFKQAVHYQEGRKVRNSRNARAMSKGSKFGRQQQEKTWQQTEMEALCLLAKAGVRVPQPDICLDGVLVMELITDEEGRVAPRLSDVTLTPEQARNDHALMMNYAVRMLCAGLVHGDLSEFNVLMDNNGPVIIDLPQVVDAAANNHAKSMFERDINNMSRHYGQYAPELLSSKYAQEIWALYQEGNLTQESILSGKFIESSTRADIGSVLAEIHVASEEHQRQLMARNQKD, from the coding sequence ATGAAAATTCCAAAACGACTCCAGCCATTAGTAGATGATGGCTTAATCGACGATGTTATCCGCCGTTTAAAAAGTGGCAAAGAAGCCGATGTATTTATTGTACGCTGTGGCAAAGAGATCCGCTGTGCCAAAGTGTATAAAGAAGCAGAAAAACGCAACTTCAAGCAGGCCGTTCACTATCAGGAAGGGCGCAAGGTACGCAATAGCCGTAATGCACGCGCCATGAGCAAAGGCTCCAAATTTGGCCGCCAGCAACAAGAAAAAACCTGGCAGCAAACTGAAATGGAGGCGTTGTGCCTGCTGGCCAAGGCCGGAGTGCGCGTACCGCAGCCGGATATCTGTCTGGATGGCGTGCTGGTGATGGAACTGATCACCGACGAAGAAGGACGGGTGGCACCACGGCTGAGTGATGTCACCCTGACACCGGAACAAGCGCGAAACGACCACGCGCTGATGATGAACTACGCAGTGCGCATGCTGTGCGCTGGGTTGGTGCACGGTGACCTATCAGAATTTAACGTGTTGATGGACAACAATGGGCCGGTGATTATCGATCTGCCGCAGGTGGTGGATGCCGCCGCCAACAACCACGCCAAAAGCATGTTCGAGCGCGACATTAACAATATGTCACGGCATTATGGTCAGTATGCGCCGGAACTGCTCAGCAGTAAGTATGCACAGGAAATCTGGGCGCTGTATCAGGAAGGCAATTTGACGCAAGAGAGCATACTCAGCGGCAAGTTTATCGAGAGCAGCACCCGCGCCGACATAGGCTCAGTGTTGGCAGAGATCCACGTTGCCAGCGAAGAGCACCAGCGCCAACTGATGGCACGCAACCAAAAGGATTGA